Proteins from one Gammaproteobacteria bacterium genomic window:
- a CDS encoding ChaN family lipoprotein: MHSRILPLLLLFALVASPAAPAAAPAVPLAEHPLLDTIVQRSDAQRLDREALLRRAARAEVLLLGEVHDNPEIHRLRAWLLSRLVEAGRRPAVAFEQIDLEDNDAVHDCQRRGCDADALADAVNWSASGWPPFALYRPIFEVVLSQGLEIRPANPGRDAVRRLALGETAPEAALRALDESRPAVARAALEQTLRDSHCGMLPESALPGMVLAQTARDRAMAEVLQAEGPQALMAGNGHITASGVPWVLDRLGDTRSRLSIAWLEVEDGLTDLEKVLDAAPQVDVIWFTVRTERPDPCAAFR; the protein is encoded by the coding sequence ATGCATTCACGAATCCTGCCGCTCCTGCTGCTGTTCGCCTTGGTGGCGAGCCCGGCCGCCCCGGCGGCGGCGCCAGCCGTTCCGCTTGCGGAGCACCCGCTGCTCGATACGATCGTCCAGCGCAGCGATGCGCAGCGTCTGGACCGCGAGGCACTGCTGCGTCGCGCCGCCCGGGCTGAGGTACTGCTGCTGGGCGAGGTGCATGACAACCCCGAAATTCACCGTCTGCGGGCCTGGCTGCTGTCGCGCCTGGTCGAAGCCGGGCGGCGCCCGGCCGTGGCGTTCGAGCAGATCGACCTTGAGGACAACGACGCCGTGCATGATTGCCAACGGCGCGGCTGCGATGCCGATGCCCTGGCCGACGCCGTGAACTGGTCCGCTTCCGGTTGGCCGCCGTTCGCGCTGTATCGGCCGATTTTCGAGGTGGTCCTGTCGCAGGGGCTGGAGATTCGTCCCGCCAATCCGGGGCGGGATGCGGTCCGTCGTCTCGCACTCGGCGAAACCGCGCCTGAGGCCGCGCTGCGCGCGCTGGATGAATCGCGTCCGGCCGTCGCGCGGGCCGCGCTCGAGCAGACGCTCAGGGACAGCCACTGCGGCATGCTCCCGGAATCCGCCCTGCCGGGCATGGTGCTGGCACAGACCGCGCGCGACCGGGCGATGGCCGAAGTCTTGCAGGCCGAGGGCCCGCAGGCGCTGATGGCGGGCAATGGTCACATCACGGCGTCCGGCGTGCCCTGGGTGCTGGATCGTCTGGGCGATACGCGCTCGCGATTGTCCATCGCCTGGCTGGAAGTCGAGGACGGCCTTACCGATCTGGAAAAGGTTCTGGACGCGGCGCCGCAGGTCGATGTGATCTGGTTTACGGTCCGGACCGAGCGGCCCGACCCCTGCGCCGCCTTTCGTTGA
- a CDS encoding aspartate aminotransferase family protein, whose amino-acid sequence MSSPSTSVSRSTFDEVMVPNYVPGAIVPVRGQGSRIWDQDDKEYIDFACGIAVTVLGHCHPKLVAALTEQGNKLWHLSNVVTNEPALRLASKLTEKTFAERVFFANSGGEANEAAFKLARRYGNTRAEGKNEIISFHNAFHGRTLFTVSVGGQAKYTQGFEPIPGGITHLPFNDVAALEAAISDKTCAVVMEPLQGEGGILPATAEFARAARELCNKHDALLVYDEVQTGMGRTGELYAYMGLGVTPDILTTAKGLGGGFPIGAMLTTKAIADYLPFGTHGSTYGGNPLGCAVAEAVLDTVSDPAVLEGVQVRAEKIRARLDAIGERYGVFGPTRGLGLLIGAPMSEAWKGRAKEIVNAGWKHGVWCLVAGPDVLRIAPSLIIPEAELELGLERLEAAVAELCS is encoded by the coding sequence ATGAGTTCCCCCAGCACTTCCGTATCCCGCAGCACCTTCGATGAAGTCATGGTTCCGAATTACGTTCCGGGCGCCATCGTGCCGGTGCGAGGCCAGGGTTCGCGAATCTGGGATCAGGACGACAAGGAATACATCGACTTCGCCTGCGGCATTGCGGTGACCGTGCTGGGTCACTGCCACCCGAAGCTGGTGGCCGCGCTGACCGAGCAGGGCAACAAGCTCTGGCACCTCTCGAACGTGGTCACCAACGAACCGGCGTTGCGCCTGGCGAGCAAGCTGACCGAAAAGACTTTCGCCGAGCGCGTGTTTTTCGCCAATTCCGGGGGCGAGGCCAACGAAGCCGCGTTCAAGCTGGCACGTCGCTACGGCAATACGCGCGCCGAGGGCAAGAACGAGATCATCTCGTTCCATAACGCCTTTCACGGACGCACGCTGTTCACCGTCAGCGTCGGCGGCCAGGCCAAGTACACCCAGGGCTTCGAGCCGATTCCGGGCGGTATCACGCACCTGCCGTTCAACGATGTCGCCGCGCTCGAAGCGGCGATCTCGGACAAGACCTGCGCCGTGGTGATGGAGCCGCTGCAGGGCGAGGGCGGCATATTGCCGGCGACCGCCGAATTCGCGCGCGCCGCACGCGAGCTGTGCAACAAGCACGACGCGCTGCTGGTCTACGACGAAGTGCAGACCGGCATGGGCCGCACCGGAGAGCTTTACGCCTATATGGGTCTGGGCGTCACGCCGGACATCCTGACCACGGCCAAGGGCCTCGGCGGCGGCTTTCCGATCGGCGCGATGCTCACGACCAAGGCGATCGCCGACTATCTGCCGTTCGGCACGCACGGTTCCACCTATGGCGGCAATCCGCTGGGCTGCGCCGTGGCCGAGGCGGTGCTCGACACCGTCAGCGATCCGGCCGTGCTCGAAGGTGTGCAGGTTCGCGCCGAAAAGATTCGCGCGCGGCTCGACGCCATCGGCGAACGCTACGGTGTGTTCGGTCCCACGCGCGGCCTCGGTCTGCTGATCGGCGCGCCGATGAGCGAAGCCTGGAAGGGACGCGCCAAGGAGATCGTCAATGCCGGCTGGAAACACGGCGTCTGGTGCCTGGTGGCCGGCCCGGACGTGTTGCGCATCGCGCCGTCCCTGATCATTCCGGAGGCCGAGCTGGAACTGGGTCTGGAGCGTCTCGAGGCGGCGGTCGCGGAGCTGTGTTCCTGA
- the der gene encoding ribosome biogenesis GTPase Der: MSSHLPVIALVGRPNVGKSTLFNRFTGTRDALVADFAGLTRDRQYGFGKFEGRSFMVVDTGGLMPSSGDPLAGLAESQARIAIEEADCVLFLVDIRAGLNPSDREIAGYLRKLGKPVCLLANKAEGLPRSAVGEFYELGLDTPMPVSAVHGDGIQDLLRQILPAAPEGEDADPEEPPDDGSVYVAIVGRPNVGKSTLVNRLIGEERVLAADLPGTTRDSIKVPFHYQGQDFVLIDTAGVRRRGKVSETIEKFSIVKTLEAIERAHVVIAVVDAQGDIGEQDARLLGLIAHRGRGMVLAVNKWDGLDESERKRIKTDVDFKLPFLEYVPVHHISAKRGTGLARLFAEVQKVRASAFIEMPTPRLNQILEKAMARHAPPAIVGRRIKLRYVHQGGRNPPKIIIHGNQTERVPVAYKRFLSNEFRRAFKLTGVPLEVAFKTGDNPFKGRKNVLTPRQIKKKKRMMEHFKD, from the coding sequence GTGTCCAGTCACCTTCCCGTCATCGCACTCGTCGGCCGTCCCAATGTCGGCAAGTCGACGCTGTTCAATCGTTTCACCGGCACACGTGACGCCTTGGTGGCGGACTTCGCGGGCCTGACCCGCGACCGGCAGTACGGCTTCGGGAAGTTCGAGGGCCGCAGCTTCATGGTGGTGGACACGGGCGGACTGATGCCGTCGTCCGGCGATCCTCTGGCCGGTCTGGCCGAATCTCAGGCACGCATCGCGATCGAGGAAGCCGACTGTGTCCTGTTTCTGGTCGATATCCGGGCGGGCCTGAACCCTTCGGATCGGGAGATTGCGGGGTATCTGCGCAAACTCGGCAAGCCGGTGTGCCTGCTGGCGAACAAGGCCGAGGGGCTGCCGCGCTCCGCAGTCGGCGAGTTCTACGAACTGGGCCTGGACACGCCGATGCCGGTGTCGGCGGTGCACGGCGACGGCATTCAGGACCTGCTGCGCCAGATCCTGCCGGCGGCACCGGAAGGCGAGGATGCCGATCCCGAGGAACCACCGGACGATGGCTCGGTTTACGTCGCCATCGTTGGGCGGCCGAATGTCGGCAAGTCCACGCTGGTGAATCGCCTGATCGGCGAGGAACGCGTGCTCGCAGCCGATCTGCCGGGCACCACGCGCGATTCGATCAAGGTGCCGTTTCATTACCAGGGCCAGGATTTCGTGTTGATCGACACCGCCGGCGTGCGCCGCCGCGGCAAGGTCTCCGAGACCATCGAGAAGTTCTCCATCGTCAAGACCCTGGAGGCGATCGAGCGCGCGCACGTGGTCATCGCCGTGGTCGACGCCCAGGGCGACATCGGCGAACAGGACGCGCGGCTGCTGGGCCTCATCGCGCATCGCGGGCGCGGCATGGTGCTGGCCGTGAACAAGTGGGACGGTCTGGACGAGTCCGAGCGCAAGCGCATCAAGACCGACGTCGACTTCAAGCTGCCGTTTCTCGAGTACGTTCCGGTGCATCACATCTCGGCCAAGCGCGGCACCGGTCTGGCACGACTGTTCGCCGAAGTGCAGAAAGTGCGGGCGTCCGCCTTCATCGAGATGCCGACCCCGCGGCTCAACCAGATCCTCGAAAAGGCGATGGCGCGGCATGCACCGCCGGCCATCGTCGGCCGTCGCATCAAGCTGCGCTACGTGCACCAGGGTGGCCGCAATCCGCCCAAGATCATCATTCACGGCAACCAGACCGAGCGGGTTCCGGTCGCCTACAAGCGCTTTCTCTCAAACGAATTCCGACGTGCGTTCAAGCTCACCGGCGTGCCGCTGGAAGTGGCCTTCAAGACCGGAGACAACCCGTTCAAGGGCCGCAAGAACGTGCTGACGCCGCGCCAGATCAAGAAGAAGAAGCGGATGATGGAACACTTCAAGGACTGA
- the bamB gene encoding outer membrane protein assembly factor BamB, translating to MKHALAIAATAMVFALAGCSSKGKTREPADLQSIDNVKVKASVVWKRSLGDSDGLRGGFEIDVQSDAVFAADADGDVYALETETGKTIWQAETGERVISGPASSGNLVLVGTRDAEVIALSRADGSEVWRSQLSSEVLASPAGDGDTVIARTVDGRVFALSAADGTRLWTFDRTVPSLTLRGLSRPVMVGPAVLVGLDGGRLVALRVDTGEVLWEQVVASPTGRSELERLVDVDADPIAVGGGVFALSYGGELVLIDPRSGDSRWDRSIRSYTGGSVFGTRGLAVSDADGVVWALDAESGAAVWKQEELQYRMLSQPAAIGDYIAVADYKGYIHFLSPGDGRIVGRTHALSDPVQAAPVVVDDRLYMLDIDGHLVVLELKEVG from the coding sequence ATGAAGCATGCATTGGCGATCGCCGCCACCGCGATGGTGTTCGCGCTGGCCGGCTGTTCCTCCAAGGGCAAGACCCGTGAGCCGGCGGATCTGCAGTCCATCGACAACGTCAAGGTCAAGGCCTCGGTGGTGTGGAAGCGTTCGCTGGGTGACAGCGACGGCCTGCGCGGCGGCTTCGAGATCGACGTGCAGAGCGATGCGGTATTTGCAGCCGATGCCGATGGCGATGTCTACGCGCTCGAGACCGAGACCGGCAAGACGATCTGGCAGGCCGAGACCGGTGAACGCGTGATCAGCGGCCCGGCCAGCAGCGGCAATCTGGTGCTGGTGGGTACCCGCGACGCTGAAGTCATCGCGCTGTCGCGCGCCGATGGCAGCGAGGTCTGGCGCAGCCAGCTGTCGAGTGAGGTGCTGGCCTCGCCGGCAGGGGACGGAGACACGGTCATCGCCCGCACGGTCGATGGCCGTGTATTCGCGCTGTCCGCCGCGGACGGAACGCGCCTCTGGACCTTCGATCGGACCGTGCCTTCGCTGACGCTGCGCGGTCTGTCGCGCCCGGTGATGGTGGGACCGGCCGTGTTGGTCGGACTCGACGGCGGACGCTTGGTCGCCCTGCGCGTCGATACCGGCGAAGTGCTGTGGGAACAGGTCGTGGCCTCGCCGACGGGACGTTCCGAACTGGAGCGGCTGGTGGACGTGGACGCCGATCCCATCGCCGTCGGCGGAGGCGTGTTCGCCCTGTCCTACGGCGGCGAACTCGTCCTGATCGATCCGCGCAGCGGCGATTCGCGCTGGGACCGCAGCATTCGCAGCTATACCGGGGGCTCGGTCTTCGGTACGCGCGGGCTCGCGGTCAGCGACGCCGACGGTGTGGTCTGGGCGCTGGACGCCGAAAGTGGCGCGGCCGTCTGGAAGCAGGAGGAGCTGCAGTACCGCATGCTGTCGCAGCCGGCAGCGATTGGCGATTACATTGCCGTGGCCGATTACAAGGGCTACATCCACTTCCTGTCGCCGGGCGATGGCCGCATCGTCGGCCGTACCCACGCGCTGAGCGATCCGGTGCAGGCCGCGCCGGTCGTCGTCGACGATCGCCTCTACATGCTCGATATCGATGGCCACCTCGTCGTTCTCGAGCTGAAGGAAGTCGGTTAG
- a CDS encoding tetratricopeptide repeat protein yields the protein MSHYDDEQQAEAVKKWFLENWLALVAGLAIGLGAIFGWQGWQSMKQEKSAEASRMYEEARQALDSGDIEEASALAAKLSDDYSGTPYDDQVALLLARYHVDQGELPAAAEQLRSVVDGNADEPLKQVARLRLARVLWAQDQTEEALAELDAGGSGEFVSLFEELRGDIMLTQGDRAAARQAYQKAIEAGNEAAANRELLQQKLDDLADVVNS from the coding sequence GTGTCCCATTACGACGACGAACAACAAGCCGAAGCAGTCAAGAAGTGGTTTCTGGAGAACTGGTTGGCTCTGGTGGCCGGACTGGCGATCGGCCTCGGCGCGATCTTCGGCTGGCAGGGCTGGCAATCGATGAAGCAGGAAAAGTCGGCCGAAGCCTCGCGCATGTATGAGGAAGCGCGCCAGGCGCTGGACTCCGGCGATATCGAGGAAGCTTCAGCGCTGGCCGCCAAACTCTCCGACGACTATTCGGGCACGCCTTACGACGACCAGGTCGCTCTGCTGCTCGCGCGGTATCACGTCGATCAGGGCGAGCTTCCCGCCGCCGCCGAGCAATTGCGTTCGGTGGTGGACGGCAATGCCGACGAGCCGCTCAAGCAGGTCGCGCGCTTGCGTCTGGCGCGCGTATTGTGGGCTCAGGATCAGACTGAGGAGGCGCTCGCCGAGCTCGACGCCGGTGGCAGTGGCGAGTTCGTGTCGCTGTTCGAGGAACTGCGCGGCGACATCATGCTGACGCAGGGCGATCGCGCCGCGGCGCGGCAGGCGTACCAGAAGGCGATCGAGGCCGGCAACGAAGCCGCCGCGAATCGTGAGTTGTTGCAGCAGAAACTCGACGACCTTGCCGACGTGGTGAATTCATGA
- the hisS gene encoding histidine--tRNA ligase, translating to MSAKIQSLRGFNDILPEQTALWRRLFEAVQQVMDAYGYREIKLPLLESTDLFRRSVGEATDIVEKEMFSFVDREKASISLRPEGTAGCVRAGIENGLLHNQQQRLWYQGPMFRHERPQAGRYRQFHQVGLEAYGMLGPDVDVEILALCARLWKRLGLNDIRLEINSLGTPETRLRFRDALVEYLSARADRLDEDSKRRLHTNPLRVLDSKDESTREVLLHAPKLADCLDAESREHFAAVLAGLDALSIDYVINPNLVRGLDYYSRTTFEWTTDQLGAQGTVCGGGRYDGLVSLLGGGEVPAIGFAMGIERLILLMQQQAQLPDVGSPQVYFCWLGDAAFARAAQLAEQLRDAGLRVQLNAGGGAFKAQMKRADRSGAGLALILGEQELAQGVVQVKSLRGGEPQTEVAWTELVSGLQARLAGPVSA from the coding sequence ATGAGTGCGAAGATTCAGTCACTGCGTGGCTTCAACGACATCCTGCCGGAACAGACCGCGCTGTGGCGCCGTCTGTTCGAGGCGGTGCAGCAGGTAATGGACGCCTACGGCTATCGCGAGATCAAGCTGCCGCTGCTGGAATCCACGGACCTGTTCCGGCGTTCGGTGGGCGAGGCCACGGACATCGTCGAGAAGGAGATGTTCAGCTTCGTCGATCGCGAGAAAGCCTCAATCAGCCTGCGCCCCGAAGGTACTGCCGGTTGCGTGCGCGCCGGCATCGAGAACGGCCTGCTGCACAACCAGCAGCAGCGCCTCTGGTACCAGGGGCCGATGTTCCGCCACGAGCGTCCGCAAGCCGGGCGCTACCGACAGTTTCATCAGGTCGGCCTCGAGGCCTACGGCATGCTGGGGCCGGATGTCGATGTCGAGATTCTGGCGCTGTGCGCGCGCCTCTGGAAACGCCTCGGTCTGAACGACATCCGCCTGGAAATCAATTCCCTGGGCACGCCGGAGACGCGGCTGCGCTTTCGTGACGCGCTGGTCGAGTACCTGTCGGCGCGGGCCGACCGGCTCGACGAGGATTCGAAGCGCCGCCTGCACACCAATCCGTTGCGCGTGCTCGACAGCAAGGATGAGTCCACGCGCGAGGTCTTGCTGCATGCTCCCAAGCTTGCGGACTGTCTGGACGCCGAATCGCGCGAACATTTCGCGGCGGTGCTGGCTGGCCTCGATGCCCTGTCGATTGACTACGTGATCAATCCGAATCTGGTGCGCGGTCTGGACTATTACTCGCGAACCACCTTCGAGTGGACCACCGACCAGCTTGGCGCCCAGGGTACGGTCTGCGGCGGTGGACGCTACGACGGGCTGGTCAGCCTGCTCGGCGGCGGCGAGGTGCCGGCGATCGGTTTCGCGATGGGTATCGAGCGGCTGATTCTGCTGATGCAGCAACAGGCGCAGCTGCCCGATGTCGGGTCGCCGCAGGTCTATTTCTGCTGGCTCGGCGACGCCGCCTTCGCGCGCGCGGCGCAGCTGGCCGAGCAGCTTCGCGACGCCGGATTGCGCGTGCAGCTCAATGCCGGCGGCGGCGCATTCAAGGCGCAGATGAAGCGCGCCGACCGCTCCGGCGCCGGGCTCGCGCTGATCCTCGGCGAGCAGGAACTTGCGCAAGGCGTGGTTCAAGTAAAATCCCTGCGCGGCGGGGAACCCCAAACCGAAGTGGCGTGGACGGAGCTGGTCTCCGGCCTCCAAGCACGACTCGCCGGGCCGGTTTCGGCCTGA
- the ispG gene encoding flavodoxin-dependent (E)-4-hydroxy-3-methylbut-2-enyl-diphosphate synthase: protein MKSHHQIVRRRSRAIRVGRVTVGGDAPVSVQTMTNTETEDVDATVAQIHQAVKAGADIVRVSVPTLKAAAAFKLIKQQVGYIPLVADIHFNYKCGIAAAEAGADCLRINPGNIGGEKKVAEVVACARAHRVPMRIGVNAGSLEGDLQTKYGEPNADALVESAMRHIDILDRFDFPDFKVSLKASEIFMTVEAYRKLATRIEQPLHLGITEAGGLRAGSVKSSIGLGMLLAEGIGDTIRISLAADPVEEVKVGWDILRSLGIRTRGVNMIACPSCSRQNFDVIKAVTELESRFDGIEDAIDVAVIGCVVNGPGEAREAAIGVAGGYPNSIYVDGKIAHKVHNADLVDRLEVLVREKLAEKKAAKAAEAAVADDENH from the coding sequence ATGAAGAGCCATCACCAGATCGTCCGCCGTCGTTCGCGCGCCATCCGCGTCGGCCGCGTCACCGTGGGTGGCGACGCGCCGGTGTCGGTGCAGACGATGACCAATACCGAGACCGAGGATGTCGACGCCACGGTTGCGCAGATTCACCAGGCGGTGAAAGCCGGTGCCGACATCGTGCGCGTGTCGGTACCCACGCTGAAGGCGGCGGCCGCGTTCAAGCTGATCAAGCAGCAGGTCGGCTACATTCCGCTGGTTGCCGACATTCACTTCAACTACAAGTGCGGCATCGCCGCCGCCGAGGCCGGGGCGGACTGCCTGCGCATCAATCCCGGCAACATCGGTGGTGAGAAGAAGGTCGCGGAAGTCGTGGCCTGTGCGCGCGCGCATCGCGTGCCGATGCGTATCGGCGTCAACGCCGGCAGCCTTGAAGGCGACCTGCAGACCAAATACGGCGAACCGAATGCCGATGCGCTGGTCGAATCGGCGATGCGCCACATCGATATTCTCGACCGTTTCGACTTTCCGGACTTCAAGGTCAGCCTCAAGGCGTCCGAGATCTTCATGACGGTGGAGGCCTATCGCAAGCTCGCCACCCGTATCGAGCAGCCGCTGCATCTGGGCATCACCGAGGCCGGTGGCCTGCGCGCTGGCAGCGTCAAGTCCTCGATCGGCCTGGGCATGCTGCTGGCCGAGGGCATCGGCGACACCATCCGCATCTCGTTGGCGGCCGATCCGGTCGAGGAGGTCAAGGTCGGCTGGGACATCCTGCGTTCGCTGGGCATTCGCACACGCGGCGTCAACATGATCGCCTGCCCCTCGTGCTCGCGCCAGAACTTCGATGTAATCAAGGCCGTGACCGAGCTCGAATCACGCTTCGACGGCATCGAGGACGCGATCGACGTGGCGGTGATCGGCTGCGTGGTGAACGGGCCGGGCGAGGCGCGCGAGGCGGCCATCGGTGTCGCCGGCGGCTATCCCAATTCGATCTACGTGGACGGCAAGATCGCACACAAGGTGCACAACGCCGATCTGGTCGACCGGCTCGAAGTACTGGTGCGCGAAAAGTTGGCCGAGAAGAAGGCGGCCAAGGCCGCTGAAGCGGCTGTGGCCGACGACGAAAATCACTGA
- a CDS encoding DUF4115 domain-containing protein: MTEPKDISEIKPDVPADATAATAELSPGQAIRRARTDAGYAAEDFAAQLKLSRNTLEALENDDYATLREPVYVRGYYRKCAKLLNLPEDELIAAYEKRARPKAPAIPSKIPVVDGGIETRSGGGGLRWLIGLIVVAGAFAAVAWYLQQENTGFTNTLSTDTTPPVVQPLTGPTLGERPADDGAVAGLGGASGAGTDADQMQASGNATATSADPDTATPASADTTEQAPAAGPLTLRFDDNSWVRIQDADGRMLLSGLVRKGTTRTLDGKPPFALFLGYAPGVSVQYQGRAIDLAPVTRDNNTANLTIPGGA; encoded by the coding sequence ATGACCGAACCCAAAGACATCTCCGAGATCAAGCCGGACGTTCCCGCGGACGCGACGGCGGCGACGGCCGAGCTTTCGCCCGGCCAGGCGATCCGTCGCGCGCGAACCGACGCCGGCTATGCCGCCGAGGACTTCGCGGCCCAGCTCAAGCTGTCGCGCAACACGCTCGAAGCGCTCGAGAACGACGATTACGCGACGCTGCGCGAACCGGTCTATGTGCGCGGCTATTACCGCAAGTGCGCCAAGTTGCTGAACCTGCCGGAAGACGAGCTGATCGCGGCCTATGAGAAGCGCGCGCGCCCCAAGGCACCGGCGATTCCCTCGAAGATTCCGGTGGTCGACGGCGGCATCGAAACCCGATCCGGGGGCGGCGGTCTGCGCTGGCTGATCGGGCTGATCGTGGTGGCCGGTGCGTTCGCTGCCGTTGCCTGGTATCTGCAACAGGAAAACACCGGCTTCACCAACACCCTGTCCACCGACACGACACCGCCCGTGGTTCAGCCGCTGACCGGCCCGACCCTCGGCGAACGCCCGGCTGACGACGGTGCGGTGGCTGGTTTAGGCGGCGCGAGCGGTGCGGGGACGGACGCCGATCAGATGCAGGCCTCCGGCAACGCGACGGCGACATCGGCCGACCCCGACACGGCTACGCCGGCGAGCGCAGATACGACCGAGCAGGCGCCGGCCGCCGGACCCCTGACGCTGCGTTTCGACGACAACTCCTGGGTGCGTATTCAGGATGCCGACGGGCGCATGCTGCTGTCCGGCCTGGTCCGCAAGGGCACCACACGCACCTTGGACGGCAAGCCGCCGTTCGCGCTGTTCCTGGGCTATGCGCCGGGGGTCAGCGTGCAGTACCAGGGGCGCGCGATCGACTTGGCCCCGGTCACGCGCGACAACAACACCGCCAATCTGACGATCCCCGGCGGCGCGTGA
- the pilW gene encoding type IV pilus biogenesis/stability protein PilW, translating into MSRVCTPPTHALAVRCLAFCCLALGAAACVSTTTGREPTEPDLSEAARLNTQLGADYLRTGKPEQALEKLQKAVQQDPDYAPARSTLALVYAARGDTVSADEQFRKAVALQPNNPQTLNNYGVFLCGAGRREEAVGNFVRAAKSPDFQSPAAAWTNAGVCVREDHPDDAERYLREALRISPNYPEALAHLAWLSLKNKDYLRARGFLQRFEQSGGRTTAESLWVGARTEEALGDVAAARRFEQRLLTEFPASDEATELSRRNAS; encoded by the coding sequence GTGAGTCGGGTCTGCACACCGCCCACCCATGCACTGGCCGTCCGCTGTCTTGCATTCTGCTGTCTGGCGCTGGGCGCCGCGGCTTGCGTGTCGACCACCACCGGCCGTGAACCGACCGAGCCGGACCTGTCCGAGGCGGCACGTCTCAACACCCAGCTGGGCGCGGACTATCTGCGAACCGGCAAGCCGGAACAGGCGCTGGAAAAGTTGCAGAAGGCAGTACAGCAGGACCCCGACTACGCGCCGGCACGGTCCACCCTGGCTCTGGTCTATGCCGCGCGGGGTGACACCGTCAGTGCTGACGAGCAGTTCCGCAAGGCAGTGGCGCTGCAGCCCAACAATCCGCAGACGCTGAACAACTACGGCGTGTTTCTGTGCGGCGCGGGGCGTCGCGAAGAAGCCGTCGGTAATTTCGTGCGTGCCGCGAAATCGCCGGACTTCCAGTCTCCGGCGGCGGCCTGGACCAACGCGGGCGTGTGCGTACGCGAAGACCATCCGGATGATGCCGAGCGCTATCTGCGCGAAGCCTTGCGCATCTCGCCGAACTATCCCGAAGCGCTGGCGCATCTCGCCTGGCTGAGCCTCAAGAACAAGGACTACCTGCGGGCACGCGGTTTCCTGCAGCGCTTCGAGCAAAGCGGTGGACGCACCACCGCCGAATCCCTCTGGGTGGGCGCCCGCACCGAGGAAGCGCTGGGTGACGTTGCCGCCGCCCGACGCTTCGAACAACGACTATTGACCGAGTTTCCGGCCTCCGACGAGGCGACGGAACTCAGCAGACGAAACGCGTCATGA
- the rlmN gene encoding 23S rRNA (adenine(2503)-C(2))-methyltransferase RlmN: MNLFGLDRAGLRAEFERRGEKPFRADQIMHWIYRRGVDDFAAMTNIGKELRARLSEHFEIRLPELVAEQLSKDGTRKWVLRLPEGQAIETVYIPEDDRGTLCISSQVGCAMDCTFCSTAQQGFSRNMNTAEIIAQVWFAAKTLGCNFQTDRKISNVVFMGMGEPLANYNAVLPAINILLDESGFGLSKRRVTVSTSGLVPFMDRLRVDVDTALAVSLHAPNDALRSQIVPINRKYPISELLAACRRYTDGKDRKAHIIYEYVMLDGVNDQPEHARELARLLGGMPAKVNLIPFNPFPNTEFRRSPEPRIRAFAEILRSKRVLTMIRKTRGDDIDAACGQLVGRVESRQKQRLRDIPIKVA; the protein is encoded by the coding sequence ATGAATCTGTTCGGCCTGGACCGGGCTGGCCTGCGCGCGGAGTTCGAGCGCAGGGGCGAAAAGCCGTTCCGGGCCGACCAGATCATGCATTGGATCTATCGCCGCGGGGTCGACGACTTCGCGGCGATGACCAATATCGGCAAGGAGCTGCGGGCGCGGCTGAGCGAGCATTTCGAAATCCGCCTGCCCGAGCTGGTCGCCGAACAATTATCGAAGGATGGCACGCGCAAATGGGTCCTGCGCCTTCCGGAAGGCCAGGCGATCGAAACGGTCTACATTCCCGAGGATGATCGCGGCACCCTGTGCATTTCCTCGCAGGTGGGTTGCGCCATGGACTGCACCTTCTGCTCCACGGCGCAGCAGGGCTTCTCGCGCAACATGAACACCGCCGAGATCATCGCGCAGGTCTGGTTCGCGGCGAAAACCCTGGGTTGCAATTTCCAGACCGACCGCAAGATTTCCAATGTGGTGTTCATGGGCATGGGCGAGCCGCTGGCGAACTACAACGCGGTGCTGCCGGCGATTAACATCCTGCTCGACGAATCGGGTTTCGGCCTGTCCAAGCGCCGGGTCACGGTGTCGACCTCCGGGCTGGTGCCGTTCATGGATCGCCTGCGCGTCGACGTCGACACCGCGCTGGCGGTATCGCTGCATGCACCGAACGACGCGCTGCGCAGCCAGATCGTGCCGATCAATCGCAAGTACCCGATCAGCGAGCTGCTCGCGGCCTGTCGCCGCTATACCGATGGCAAGGACCGCAAGGCGCACATCATCTACGAGTACGTGATGCTCGATGGTGTCAACGACCAGCCCGAACACGCACGCGAACTGGCGCGCCTGCTGGGCGGAATGCCGGCCAAGGTCAATCTGATCCCGTTCAACCCGTTTCCGAACACCGAATTCCGGCGTTCACCGGAACCGCGGATTCGCGCCTTTGCCGAAATCCTGCGCAGCAAGCGCGTACTGACGATGATCCGCAAGACGCGCGGCGACGATATCGATGCGGCCTGCGGCCAGTTGGTCGGACGCGTCGAATCGCGTCAGAAGCAGCGTCTGCGCGATATTCCGATCAAGGTCGCATGA